In Anaerolineales bacterium, the sequence GGAGAGGGGGAAGGGGCCAGGGGATAGGGGTGAGGATGGAAAAGAGCAGGATTTCATTTCAGTATTACTGAGGCTGAGCAGATACAACCAAAGAATAAAACCGGCCAGTCGGCCGGCAGGTCGGTTTTTTCGCAGTCATCCTTTGGAAAGCCCGGCGGCTCCCCCTTGTTTTCATCTGCACTTTACGAGGCGGAGGCCGCCTTGCGCCTCGCCAGCTCGGCGCAGATTTCGGCGTGCCTCTCGCGCGTGATCGGGTAGGCCCGCACCGCCAGGAAGCTCAGCAGCAGGACCCCGGCACTGACCGGGCCGATCAGCACCCGCAATGCCAGGAGCGCCGAAGCCGGCTGGACCGGATCCGGCTGGCCCGGCACGGCATTGACGTACCCGGCTAGGTCGAGCACCCAGCCGGAGAAGAACAGCCCCAGCGCCAGGCCCATCTTCTGCAGGAAGACAAAGAAGCCGTAGAAGATCCCCTCGCGCCGCTGCCCGGTCTGCAGTTCGTCGAGCTCGACCACGTCCGGCACCATGCTCCATGGCACCAGGTACCCGACCGAGATCCCGATCCCGGCCATCGCCGCCAGGAGGAACGTCGCCACAACCTGCCCCGGCTGAAGGAAGAACAAGCCCATCAGCGCCAGGACGAAAAAGACCGCCCCCAGGTAGTAGACGTTCTGCTTCCCGATCCGCTCGCTGACCTTGGACCAGATCAGCACCCACAGGAACGACGAGAACTGGATCGCCAACAGCAGGAAGCTGAACAACTGCATGTCGAGTTTGATCCAATCCTTGGTGAAGATCTGCAGGTTGTTCTGGGCGAACTGGATCGCCAGCCAGGAGAGCATGTAGATCAGCGTCACCAGGATGAAGGCCTTGTTGCTCAGGGCGATCCGCAGCCCTTCGAGGAAGCCCGGCCCCTGTGCGGCGGGCTTGGCGCTCAAGGCGAACTCCGGCTCGCGGGTGCCGAAGAAGGTGATGAAGCACGGCCCGGCGATGAACAGCGCCCAGATCGCCGCGCTGATGGCGTAGCCCAGCTTGGGGTCCCCGGGGAACAGGCTGACGATGATCCCGTGGAAGAACGCCGCCAGGACCCCGCCGATGATCGAAAAGCTCATCCGCACCGAGGAGAGCCGGGTGCGCTCGTCGTAATCCTGGGTCAGCTCGGCGGTGAGCGCCGCGTAGGGCACATTGACCGCGGTGAAGGCGAAATCCAGGAGGATCGCCACCACCAGGTAGTACGCGAACAAGCCCGCTTCGTTCAGCGGCGGCACGATCCACTGCAGGAAGAAAGCCAGTCCGAACGGTATCGCGGCGAACAGCAGCCACGGCCGGCGGCGGCCCATCCGGCTCACCGTGCGGTCGGTCAGCCAGCCGATGAGCGGGTCGTTGACCGCGTCCCAGATCTTGACGATCAGGAAGACGCTTCCCGCCATGCCCGGGCGCAGACCGGCCACGTTGATCAGGAAGTTGAGCAGGAAGAAACCGTTGATGGCCGTCGCGATGGCCGCCCCCAGGTCGCCGGCGCCGTAGGCCAGCTTGGTCTTGCGGGAAAGCTTGTCGGTGGTGGTCATGGCTCCTCTACAGGTCGACCGGTTTGGAATGTTCCACGGTCCAGTCGGTGTGGAAATCGGGCCCCGGGTCGATGCCCGCGGCCTTCGCCCGCCGGCGCAGGCGGTAGTGCTTGAACAGCAGGTCGGTGAGCAGGCGCATCCGCCGGCGCTCCTCGGGAAAGGTCAGGTTGTGCGTGTCGAACAGGATGTTCAGCAGGTTCATGTGCGGCGGCAGGTAGTAGGAGTGGCCGTCCGGCTCGTC encodes:
- a CDS encoding MFS transporter, producing the protein MTTTDKLSRKTKLAYGAGDLGAAIATAINGFFLLNFLINVAGLRPGMAGSVFLIVKIWDAVNDPLIGWLTDRTVSRMGRRRPWLLFAAIPFGLAFFLQWIVPPLNEAGLFAYYLVVAILLDFAFTAVNVPYAALTAELTQDYDERTRLSSVRMSFSIIGGVLAAFFHGIIVSLFPGDPKLGYAISAAIWALFIAGPCFITFFGTREPEFALSAKPAAQGPGFLEGLRIALSNKAFILVTLIYMLSWLAIQFAQNNLQIFTKDWIKLDMQLFSFLLLAIQFSSFLWVLIWSKVSERIGKQNVYYLGAVFFVLALMGLFFLQPGQVVATFLLAAMAGIGISVGYLVPWSMVPDVVELDELQTGQRREGIFYGFFVFLQKMGLALGLFFSGWVLDLAGYVNAVPGQPDPVQPASALLALRVLIGPVSAGVLLLSFLAVRAYPITRERHAEICAELARRKAASAS